A genomic segment from Luteolibacter ambystomatis encodes:
- a CDS encoding potassium-transporting ATPase subunit F, producing MIPTSNQGHDRPHLHRHHRRVLRPGGGIRPLLRSPLNPPAMELILIGVIALALIAYLLVAMLYPERF from the coding sequence ATGATCCCAACCTCCAATCAAGGCCATGACCGACCTCATTTACATCGCCATCACCGTCGGGTTCTTCGCCCTGGCGGTGGGATACGCCCGCTTCTGCGATCACCTCTGAATCCTCCCGCCATGGAACTCATCCTCATCGGCGTCATCGCCCTCGCCCTCATCGCCTACCTGCTGGTGGCGATGCTCTATCCGGAACGCTTCTAA
- a CDS encoding glycine--tRNA ligase — protein MANKDNTDPARMEKIVSLCKRRGFIFQAGELYGGLNGCWDYGPLGAELKRNLKDYWWRKTVQERDDVLGMDGAILTMQQVLVASGHVGGFSDPMSDCLLSKARLRADQVPAQDGTAVWFSGAKLPASGWSVERQFAVLVAPGKDPIESHKTARKFYGDLMPDKKVSPKELELVEERREELTGTTSFNPENGSLLTEPRQFNLMFQTKMGASADDNDPNAIAYLRPETAQSIFVQYKNVLDSNRVKLPFGIAQIGKSFRNEINPRNFTFRSREFEQMEIEYFCRPDDGLRLTDEWLEARLKFYGEIGIPREKLHILDIPDGERAFYSQKTYDIEYEFPFGVQELEGVAYRTDYDLGVHQQHSGKPLLYFDEETKEKFLPHVVEPSAGCDRTVLALICEAFDEEEVTDEKGKAEIRSVLRFVPRMAPIKVGIFPLLKKNEEQVRICREIQAKLQPWMTVFYDDGGSVGKRYRRQDESGTPFCITVDFDTLGENGDELKGTVTVRHRDSMEQERIAVDALLPWLLERVR, from the coding sequence ATGGCCAACAAGGACAATACCGACCCCGCCCGCATGGAGAAAATCGTCTCCCTGTGCAAACGCCGCGGCTTCATTTTCCAAGCAGGCGAGCTCTACGGCGGTCTCAACGGTTGCTGGGACTACGGTCCGCTGGGTGCCGAGCTGAAGCGCAACCTCAAGGACTACTGGTGGCGCAAAACCGTCCAGGAGCGCGATGACGTGCTCGGCATGGACGGCGCGATCCTGACCATGCAGCAGGTGCTCGTCGCCTCCGGCCACGTCGGCGGTTTCTCGGACCCGATGTCGGACTGCCTCCTTTCCAAAGCCCGCCTGCGCGCCGACCAGGTGCCCGCCCAGGACGGCACCGCCGTGTGGTTCTCCGGCGCGAAGCTCCCGGCCTCCGGCTGGAGCGTGGAGCGCCAGTTCGCCGTGCTCGTCGCCCCGGGCAAGGACCCGATCGAATCCCACAAGACCGCCCGCAAGTTCTACGGCGACCTGATGCCGGACAAGAAGGTGTCCCCGAAGGAGCTGGAACTTGTCGAAGAGCGCCGCGAGGAGCTTACCGGCACGACCTCCTTCAATCCGGAGAACGGCTCCCTGCTCACCGAGCCGCGCCAGTTCAACCTGATGTTCCAGACGAAGATGGGCGCGTCCGCGGATGACAACGATCCGAACGCGATCGCCTACCTCCGCCCGGAAACGGCGCAGTCGATCTTCGTACAGTACAAGAACGTGCTCGATTCGAACCGCGTGAAACTGCCCTTCGGCATCGCGCAGATCGGCAAGTCGTTCCGCAATGAGATCAACCCGCGCAACTTCACCTTCCGCTCGCGTGAATTCGAGCAGATGGAGATCGAGTATTTCTGCCGCCCCGACGACGGCCTGCGCCTGACCGACGAATGGCTGGAAGCCCGCCTCAAGTTCTACGGCGAAATCGGCATCCCGCGCGAGAAGCTGCACATCCTCGACATCCCGGATGGCGAGCGCGCCTTCTACTCGCAAAAGACCTACGACATCGAATACGAGTTCCCCTTCGGCGTGCAGGAGCTGGAAGGCGTGGCCTACCGCACCGACTACGACCTCGGCGTTCACCAGCAGCATTCAGGCAAGCCGCTGCTCTACTTCGATGAAGAGACGAAGGAGAAGTTCCTGCCGCACGTGGTCGAGCCGTCCGCCGGTTGCGACCGCACCGTGCTGGCGCTCATTTGCGAAGCCTTCGATGAAGAGGAAGTCACCGATGAAAAGGGCAAGGCCGAGATCCGCTCGGTACTGCGCTTCGTCCCGCGCATGGCCCCGATCAAGGTCGGCATCTTCCCGCTGCTGAAGAAGAACGAGGAGCAGGTCCGCATCTGCCGCGAGATCCAGGCGAAGCTCCAGCCGTGGATGACCGTCTTCTACGACGATGGGGGCTCCGTCGGCAAACGCTACCGCCGTCAGGACGAGTCCGGCACGCCCTTCTGCATCACCGTGGACTTCGACACCCTCGGCGAAAACGGCGACGAGTTGAAAGGCACCGTCACCGTCCGCCACCGCGACTCGATGGAGCAGGAACGCATCGCCGTGGACGCGCTGCTGCCCTGGCTCCTTGAGCGCGTGCGCTGA
- a CDS encoding glycosyltransferase: protein MSQPRVAILGKSRSILTWFDDTLDGFRQQGCEVAAVSFQADTPAERISQKRGEGKELHNPEVVRRSAAELAAFSPDLVLVLNKAGVPEPAAEAWKKAVRPGVPVVGWLCDCINRVPQQQIPAFDGVYYFDSHCIPVLEQFYAAHDRPAWLKYLPLAVNPARYPFRKPAKTVPKLVFAGKCSPHRHKIFAEMRSVGIALDLYGPGSRNWLRPWRNRRLSSETIAELYRAHVAVLNLPQPGNTERGLNLRAFEIPAAGGIGTYPDVPDLPLCFLPGKEIIVYKNAADLAARLADLRADPALAAAIIEAGHARVLRDHTFAKRAETVLADWLR, encoded by the coding sequence ATGAGCCAGCCACGTGTCGCCATCCTCGGGAAATCCCGCAGCATTCTCACGTGGTTCGATGACACGCTGGACGGTTTCCGCCAGCAGGGCTGCGAGGTCGCGGCGGTTTCTTTTCAGGCCGATACTCCGGCCGAGCGGATTTCCCAGAAACGGGGAGAAGGCAAGGAATTGCACAATCCGGAGGTAGTGCGCCGCAGTGCCGCTGAACTGGCCGCATTTTCCCCGGATCTGGTGCTGGTACTGAACAAGGCCGGGGTGCCCGAACCGGCGGCCGAAGCTTGGAAAAAGGCGGTCCGCCCGGGCGTGCCGGTCGTCGGCTGGCTCTGCGATTGCATCAACCGCGTCCCCCAGCAGCAGATCCCGGCCTTCGACGGGGTCTACTATTTCGATAGCCATTGCATCCCGGTTCTGGAGCAGTTTTATGCCGCTCACGACCGCCCGGCGTGGCTGAAATACCTGCCGCTGGCGGTCAATCCGGCCCGCTATCCCTTCCGGAAACCGGCGAAAACGGTGCCAAAGCTGGTATTCGCCGGGAAATGCAGCCCGCACCGGCACAAGATTTTCGCTGAGATGCGGTCCGTGGGCATCGCTCTGGACCTCTACGGCCCCGGCTCCCGCAACTGGCTGAGGCCGTGGCGGAACCGCCGCCTTTCGTCCGAAACCATCGCGGAGCTCTACCGGGCCCACGTCGCGGTCCTGAACCTGCCCCAGCCCGGTAATACCGAGCGCGGCCTGAATCTCCGGGCCTTCGAGATTCCCGCCGCCGGGGGGATTGGCACCTATCCGGACGTGCCGGACCTGCCGCTGTGCTTCCTGCCGGGCAAGGAGATCATCGTTTACAAGAATGCCGCCGATCTGGCGGCCCGGCTCGCCGACCTCCGCGCCGATCCCGCGCTCGCCGCCGCCATCATCGAGGCCGGACACGCCCGTGTCCTCCGCGACCACACCTTTGCCAAACGCGCCGAGACCGTCCTTGCCGATTGGCTGCGTTGA
- a CDS encoding MBOAT family O-acyltransferase gives MRYAAAGRHRDPMIFNSYVYLLLFLPITLIGYLLLQRAPLRVAFGWLVLMSLAFYGWWNPDPSKPWTPFYVLLILGSCVGNYFFGRYLSGHKLTAKGKGILTLGVVANLGFLGYYKYAGFLAGLSQAATGFPHDLPHIVLPLAISFFTFLQIAYLVDAYRGETEEYHFTDYLLFVTFFPHLIAGPLVHHKEMLPQFTKGTCRHRLWTSLSVGLTYLILGLFKKVVIADNAASIANAIFGLAARGDRPLTFLEGWAGALTYAIQLYFDFSGYSDMAIGSARLFGIRFPLNFHSPYKADSMVEFWRRWHMTLSRFLRDYLYIPLGGNRKGKARRYVNLLLTMVLGGIWHGAGFAFLLWGLLHGLYLCVNHAWFAFRKKHGIKALPKPLAIAITFILVLIAWVPFRAGAFEHGTSGSTTQAIQVTKNVFSAMFGLNGFGGWPDKSAYVAKNSHALRACLCILACWLLPNTQQFLRRYSPALDAGSFDDNRMGKRRWWQWRPTPTWFAFTLILLLVTLFQFDKVSEFIYFQF, from the coding sequence ATGCGATACGCAGCGGCCGGCCGGCACCGTGACCCGATGATTTTCAATTCCTACGTCTATCTGCTCCTGTTCCTGCCGATCACCCTGATCGGCTATTTGTTGTTGCAGCGGGCACCTCTGCGGGTGGCTTTCGGCTGGCTGGTGCTGATGAGCCTGGCCTTCTACGGCTGGTGGAATCCCGACCCGTCGAAGCCCTGGACCCCATTCTACGTCCTGCTGATCCTGGGAAGCTGCGTGGGCAACTACTTCTTCGGGCGCTACCTGTCCGGCCACAAGCTCACCGCCAAAGGGAAGGGAATCCTCACCCTCGGGGTGGTCGCGAACCTCGGATTCCTCGGATACTACAAGTATGCGGGCTTCCTCGCCGGGCTCTCGCAGGCCGCCACCGGTTTTCCGCACGACCTGCCGCACATCGTGCTGCCGCTGGCGATCTCGTTCTTCACCTTCCTCCAGATCGCCTACCTGGTGGATGCCTACCGCGGCGAGACCGAGGAGTACCATTTCACCGACTATCTCCTGTTCGTGACCTTCTTCCCGCACCTCATCGCGGGTCCGCTGGTCCACCACAAGGAGATGCTGCCCCAGTTCACGAAGGGCACCTGCCGCCACCGGCTGTGGACCAGCCTTTCGGTCGGCCTCACCTACCTGATCCTCGGTCTCTTCAAGAAGGTTGTGATCGCGGACAACGCGGCATCCATCGCCAATGCGATCTTCGGCCTCGCCGCCCGCGGTGACCGCCCGCTGACCTTCCTGGAAGGCTGGGCCGGTGCGCTGACCTACGCGATCCAGCTCTACTTCGACTTCTCCGGTTACTCGGACATGGCCATCGGCTCGGCCCGCCTCTTCGGCATCCGCTTCCCGCTCAACTTCCACTCGCCCTACAAAGCGGACTCGATGGTCGAGTTCTGGCGGCGCTGGCACATGACCCTGTCCCGCTTCCTGCGCGACTACCTCTACATCCCCCTCGGCGGCAACCGGAAGGGCAAGGCCCGCCGCTATGTCAACCTGCTGCTGACGATGGTGCTCGGCGGCATCTGGCACGGCGCCGGTTTCGCCTTCCTCCTCTGGGGCCTGCTCCACGGCCTCTACCTGTGCGTGAACCACGCGTGGTTCGCCTTCCGCAAAAAACACGGCATCAAGGCGCTGCCGAAGCCACTGGCCATCGCCATCACCTTCATCCTCGTCCTCATTGCCTGGGTGCCGTTCCGGGCCGGAGCCTTCGAGCACGGCACCAGCGGCTCCACCACCCAGGCGATCCAGGTCACCAAGAACGTCTTCTCCGCCATGTTCGGCCTGAACGGCTTCGGCGGCTGGCCGGACAAGAGCGCCTATGTGGCGAAGAACTCCCACGCGCTCCGTGCCTGCCTGTGCATCCTCGCCTGCTGGCTGCTGCCGAACACCCAGCAATTCCTGCGCCGCTACTCGCCCGCGCTGGATGCCGGCAGCTTCGATGACAACCGCATGGGCAAACGCCGCTGGTGGCAGTGGCGCCCGACTCCCACGTGGTTCGCCTTCACGCTGATCCTCCTGCTCGTGACCCTGTTCCAGTTCGATAAGGTCAGCGAGTTCATCTACTTCCAGTTCTAA
- a CDS encoding alpha-1,2-fucosyltransferase — protein sequence MKATPGSAPVVSLVKGGLGNQMFCYAAGRALALRLGRELQLDVRTGFQRDDYGRSYRLNRFPIIAAEASEKLCLGGDTRSWSHKLARTFSKLARPGSRSYVAEKEGITPAAFVRLTPAPDKPTYLNGYWQDETYFAHAADRLRKELAPPVPTSENALEARRLILSAATPVMLHIRRERYTPRLDEKYYNDCISACIDLFPDATFFVFGDDFAWAREHLVFEGASVRFLDRVGADEIEDLHLMTCCRHAIVANSSFSWWGAWLGHHPGQQVWTPADPGWPVKPAAGWTPVANDLER from the coding sequence ATGAAAGCCACCCCCGGTTCCGCGCCGGTGGTTTCCCTCGTGAAGGGGGGCCTCGGCAACCAGATGTTCTGCTACGCCGCCGGACGCGCGCTGGCGCTGCGGCTGGGACGCGAGCTCCAGCTCGATGTCCGCACCGGCTTCCAGCGCGACGACTACGGCCGCAGCTACCGCTTGAACCGCTTCCCGATCATCGCGGCGGAAGCTTCCGAAAAACTCTGCCTCGGCGGTGACACCCGTTCGTGGTCGCACAAGCTGGCGCGCACGTTCTCGAAGCTGGCCAGGCCCGGGTCACGCTCCTATGTGGCCGAGAAGGAGGGCATCACTCCGGCGGCTTTCGTCCGCCTCACTCCGGCCCCGGACAAGCCCACCTATCTCAATGGCTACTGGCAGGACGAGACCTACTTCGCCCATGCCGCCGACCGCCTGCGCAAGGAACTCGCCCCGCCGGTCCCCACCTCGGAGAACGCCCTGGAAGCACGCCGCCTGATCCTCTCCGCCGCCACTCCGGTGATGCTCCACATCCGCCGCGAGCGCTACACGCCGCGGCTGGACGAGAAATACTACAACGACTGTATTTCCGCCTGCATCGACCTGTTCCCGGACGCCACCTTCTTCGTCTTCGGCGATGACTTCGCCTGGGCCCGCGAACACCTCGTGTTCGAGGGCGCTTCCGTGCGCTTCCTTGATCGCGTGGGCGCGGATGAGATCGAGGACCTGCACCTCATGACCTGCTGCCGCCACGCCATTGTCGCGAACAGCTCGTTCTCCTGGTGGGGCGCGTGGCTAGGCCACCATCCCGGCCAGCAAGTGTGGACGCCCGCCGACCCCGGTTGGCCGGTGAAACCCGCCGCCGGCTGGACCCCGGTCGCCAACGACCTCGAGCGCTGA
- a CDS encoding MBOAT family O-acyltransferase produces the protein MLFNSYIYLLLFLPITLIGFLMLQRAPLRVAFGWLVLMSLAFYGWWNPEPSEPWTPFYIVLILGSCIGNYFFGRYLSGHKHTPKGKGILTLGVVANLGLLGYYKYAGFLAGLSKAATGWPADVPHIVLPLAISFFTFLQIAYLVDAYRGETEEYHFTDYLLFVTFFPHLIAGPLVHHKEMMPQFARKKASGRTLDLSVGLTILAIGLFKKVVVGDNLSTVSTGFFDLAANGARPPTFGEAWAGALAYALHLYFDFSGYSDMAIGSARLFGIRFPLNFHSPYKADSVVEFWRRWHMTLSRFLRDYLYIPLGGNRKGKVRRYINLLLTMVLGGIWHGAGFAFLLWGLLHGLYLCINHAWFAFRKKHGIKPLVKPVAIALTFLAVLLAWVPFKAGVYEHGRNGSTAKAIHATTTMLSSMIGVHGFKGLPELALQVVKESRVWKPILVALAAVFFLPNTQQILRRYRPALGYDDFDPKPGKRRWWEWRPTPLFACLTLAMLYLTAREFDKISEFIYFQF, from the coding sequence ATGCTTTTCAATTCCTACATCTACCTGCTCCTGTTCCTGCCGATCACCCTGATCGGTTTCCTGATGTTGCAGCGCGCGCCGCTCCGGGTCGCCTTCGGCTGGCTGGTGCTGATGAGCCTGGCCTTCTACGGCTGGTGGAATCCGGAACCGTCCGAACCATGGACGCCGTTCTACATCGTGCTGATCCTCGGAAGCTGTATCGGCAACTACTTCTTCGGCCGCTACCTGTCCGGCCACAAGCATACGCCGAAGGGCAAAGGCATCCTCACCCTCGGCGTGGTCGCGAACCTCGGGCTGCTCGGCTACTACAAATATGCCGGATTCCTCGCGGGCCTCTCGAAAGCCGCCACCGGTTGGCCTGCGGATGTGCCGCACATCGTGCTGCCTCTCGCGATCTCGTTCTTCACCTTCCTCCAGATCGCCTACCTCGTGGACGCCTATCGCGGGGAGACCGAGGAATACCACTTCACCGACTACCTCCTGTTCGTGACCTTCTTCCCGCACCTCATCGCGGGTCCGCTGGTCCATCACAAGGAGATGATGCCGCAGTTCGCGCGGAAGAAGGCCTCCGGCCGCACGCTGGATCTCTCGGTGGGCCTTACCATCCTCGCCATCGGTCTCTTCAAGAAGGTCGTGGTCGGCGACAATCTCTCGACCGTCTCCACAGGCTTCTTCGATCTCGCCGCGAATGGCGCACGTCCGCCGACCTTCGGCGAAGCCTGGGCCGGCGCGCTCGCCTATGCGCTACACCTGTATTTCGACTTCTCCGGTTACTCGGACATGGCCATCGGTTCGGCCCGCCTTTTCGGCATCCGCTTCCCGCTCAACTTCCACTCGCCCTACAAGGCGGACTCCGTGGTCGAGTTCTGGCGGCGCTGGCACATGACCCTGTCCCGCTTCCTACGCGACTACCTCTACATCCCGCTCGGCGGCAACCGCAAGGGCAAGGTCCGCCGCTACATCAACCTGCTGCTCACCATGGTGCTCGGCGGCATCTGGCACGGTGCCGGTTTCGCGTTCCTGCTCTGGGGCCTGCTCCACGGCCTCTATTTGTGCATCAACCACGCGTGGTTCGCCTTCCGGAAAAAACACGGCATCAAGCCGCTGGTGAAGCCGGTGGCCATCGCGCTCACCTTCCTCGCCGTCCTGCTCGCGTGGGTACCGTTCAAGGCGGGCGTCTATGAGCACGGCAGGAACGGCAGCACCGCCAAAGCCATCCATGCGACCACCACCATGCTGTCCTCGATGATCGGGGTGCATGGTTTCAAGGGACTGCCCGAGCTGGCCCTTCAGGTGGTGAAGGAATCGCGTGTGTGGAAGCCGATCCTCGTCGCGCTGGCCGCCGTGTTCTTCCTGCCGAACACCCAGCAGATCCTGCGCCGCTACCGCCCCGCGCTCGGCTATGACGACTTCGATCCGAAGCCGGGCAAGCGCCGCTGGTGGGAATGGCGTCCCACACCGCTCTTCGCCTGCCTGACGCTGGCGATGCTCTACCTCACCGCCCGCGAATTCGACAAGATCAGCGAGTTCATCTACTTCCAATTCTGA
- a CDS encoding FAD-dependent oxidoreductase, which translates to MNCIHFLLPFVVTGIAAAAPAPRETAICVYGGTSGAVVAAVQAKKSGKDVILLSPDKHLGGLTSGGLGWTDLGDERILGGLSLSFYQKVYDHYSQEAAWDLQARAKYGNAGQGTKAMNDIRRTMSVFEPKVAEAVFNAWIEENHVPVIHARLDRSASGLVKEGGRITSIRTEDGQTIRAKVFIDATYEGDLMALAGVSYTVGREPNSRYQETLNGIQTARATGNQLPKGIDPYVKPGDAASGLLPGVREGAGGADGSGDKRVQAYCYRMCLTNHAPNRVMVKKPEGYNEADYELVFRAIEAGQTKGFFKLDPLPNHKTDSNNSGGISTDLLTTADDAYPDGDYATRERIAKQHENWQRGLVWTLQNHPRVSEAIRKAYAAWGLPRDEFVDTGHWPHALYVREARRMTSDFVMTQATVTHSEGLERSVGMGAYGMDSHNMQRHVGGDGFVRNEGDVQVKVPRPYRIDYGAIVPKKTECPNLLVTFCVSASHIAFGSIRMEPVFMALSQSAATAASLAIDGNTAVQDVPYGKLKEQLLKDGQKLTLE; encoded by the coding sequence ATGAATTGCATCCATTTCCTGCTTCCGTTCGTCGTGACGGGGATCGCCGCCGCTGCTCCGGCTCCCCGCGAGACGGCCATTTGTGTCTATGGCGGGACCTCGGGTGCGGTGGTGGCCGCGGTGCAGGCGAAGAAATCGGGAAAGGACGTGATTCTTTTGTCGCCGGACAAGCACCTCGGCGGCCTCACCAGTGGCGGGCTCGGGTGGACGGATTTGGGGGACGAGCGGATTCTCGGCGGCCTGAGCCTCTCATTTTATCAGAAGGTTTATGACCACTACTCGCAGGAAGCCGCGTGGGACCTCCAGGCGCGGGCGAAGTATGGCAATGCCGGCCAAGGCACGAAGGCGATGAATGACATCCGCCGCACGATGTCGGTCTTCGAGCCGAAGGTGGCGGAGGCGGTGTTCAATGCATGGATCGAGGAGAACCACGTGCCGGTGATCCACGCGCGGCTGGATCGCTCTGCCTCGGGGTTGGTGAAGGAAGGCGGGCGCATCACCTCGATCCGCACCGAGGACGGGCAGACGATCCGTGCGAAGGTGTTCATCGATGCGACCTATGAAGGCGACCTGATGGCGCTGGCGGGCGTGTCCTATACGGTCGGGCGCGAGCCGAACAGCCGGTATCAGGAAACGCTCAATGGCATCCAGACTGCGCGTGCTACCGGCAACCAGTTGCCGAAAGGGATCGATCCGTATGTGAAGCCCGGCGATGCCGCGAGTGGACTGCTGCCCGGCGTGCGCGAGGGAGCAGGTGGTGCCGATGGCAGCGGTGACAAGCGGGTGCAGGCCTATTGCTACCGTATGTGTCTGACCAATCATGCGCCGAACCGCGTGATGGTGAAGAAGCCGGAGGGCTACAATGAAGCCGACTATGAACTGGTGTTCCGCGCCATCGAGGCGGGCCAGACGAAGGGCTTCTTCAAGCTCGATCCGCTGCCGAATCATAAGACCGACTCGAACAACTCCGGTGGCATCTCGACCGACCTTCTAACGACCGCGGATGATGCCTATCCGGATGGCGACTATGCTACGCGCGAACGGATCGCGAAGCAGCATGAGAACTGGCAGCGTGGCTTGGTGTGGACCTTGCAGAACCATCCGCGCGTTTCGGAAGCGATCCGCAAGGCGTATGCCGCTTGGGGTCTGCCCAGGGATGAGTTTGTCGACACCGGGCATTGGCCGCATGCACTCTACGTCCGCGAGGCCCGGCGCATGACCAGCGACTTCGTGATGACCCAGGCGACGGTCACGCATTCGGAAGGCCTCGAGCGATCCGTAGGGATGGGTGCCTATGGCATGGACTCGCACAACATGCAGCGGCATGTGGGTGGCGATGGCTTCGTGCGCAATGAAGGCGATGTGCAGGTGAAGGTGCCGCGTCCCTACCGCATCGACTACGGCGCGATCGTGCCGAAGAAAACGGAGTGCCCGAACCTGCTGGTGACGTTCTGCGTTTCCGCTTCGCACATCGCCTTCGGCTCGATCCGCATGGAACCGGTGTTCATGGCCTTGTCACAGAGCGCGGCAACGGCAGCTTCGCTGGCCATCGACGGCAATACGGCGGTGCAGGATGTGCCGTATGGGAAGCTCAAGGAGCAGCTGCTCAAGGACGGGCAGAAGCTGACGCTGGAGTGA